The following are encoded together in the Scytonema millei VB511283 genome:
- the rpmJ gene encoding 50S ribosomal protein L36, whose product MKVRASVKRICEKCNVIRRKGRVMVICSNPKHKQRQG is encoded by the coding sequence ATGAAAGTTAGAGCTTCTGTAAAAAGAATTTGTGAAAAGTGTAACGTTATCCGCCGTAAAGGTAGGGTAATGGTTATTTGTTCTAACCCGAAACACAAACAACGTCAAGGCTAA
- the infA gene encoding translation initiation factor IF-1 has protein sequence MSKQDLIEMEGTVTESLPNAMFRVDLDNGFNVLAHISGKIRRNYIKILPGDRVKVELTPYDLSKGRITYRLRKK, from the coding sequence TTGTCTAAACAAGATTTAATTGAGATGGAAGGCACGGTGACGGAATCGCTGCCTAACGCTATGTTTCGCGTCGATCTGGACAACGGCTTTAACGTACTCGCCCATATTTCCGGCAAAATTCGCCGTAACTATATCAAGATTCTACCTGGCGATCGCGTGAAAGTCGAACTCACGCCATACGATTTGTCTAAAGGTAGAATTACCTATAGATTACGCAAAAAATAA
- the secY gene encoding preprotein translocase subunit SecY, protein MISRDKAPTAQETFMQMAQAAGLRGRLLVTIGMLILARLGVFLPVPGINREQFAQSVQNNSAVIGFLDIFSGGGLSTLGVFALGILPYINASIIIQLLTAAIPALENLQKNEGEAGRRQISQVTRYVALGWAILQSTFIAAIWIRPFALNPGPVFVIETAIALTAGSMFVMWASELITERGVGNGASLLIFVNIVASLPKSLGDTITLAQTGGRETIGRVIVLLLVFLVMIVGIVFVQEGTRRIPIISARRQVGRKLYLERSSYLPLRLNQGGVMPIIFASAVLILPASLARFTQNEYVINISNAISPGGSTPWLYALVYFVMIVFFSYFYSTLIVNPVDLAQNLKKMGSSIPGIRPGKATSEYVERVLNRLTFLGAVFLGAVAIIPTAVESATRVPTFQGLGATSLLILVGVAIDTAKQIQTYVISQRYEGMVK, encoded by the coding sequence ATGATTAGTCGAGATAAAGCCCCAACAGCTCAAGAAACTTTCATGCAGATGGCACAAGCAGCCGGACTGAGAGGACGGTTGCTTGTCACTATCGGTATGTTAATTTTGGCTCGCTTGGGTGTATTTTTACCTGTACCAGGAATCAACCGCGAACAGTTCGCTCAAAGCGTACAAAATAATAGTGCTGTCATCGGTTTTTTAGACATCTTTTCCGGCGGCGGACTTTCAACTTTGGGGGTTTTCGCCTTAGGGATTTTGCCATACATTAATGCCTCGATCATAATCCAATTACTGACAGCTGCAATCCCAGCTTTAGAGAATTTACAGAAAAATGAGGGTGAGGCAGGCAGAAGACAAATTTCGCAGGTGACTCGCTATGTCGCTTTGGGTTGGGCAATTCTGCAAAGTACGTTTATTGCAGCAATTTGGATCAGACCGTTTGCCCTCAACCCAGGACCCGTATTTGTCATCGAAACCGCGATCGCACTCACAGCTGGTTCGATGTTTGTCATGTGGGCATCAGAGTTAATCACGGAGCGAGGTGTCGGTAACGGTGCATCGCTGTTGATTTTTGTCAACATTGTTGCCTCTCTACCTAAATCTTTAGGCGATACCATTACTCTGGCACAGACTGGAGGCAGGGAAACCATCGGACGAGTCATCGTTCTGTTGCTCGTATTTTTGGTCATGATTGTCGGGATTGTCTTCGTTCAAGAAGGGACGCGACGCATTCCGATTATTTCAGCTCGTCGTCAAGTAGGACGCAAGCTTTATCTAGAGCGGAGTAGCTATCTACCTTTGCGGTTGAATCAAGGCGGTGTAATGCCAATTATTTTTGCTTCTGCCGTCCTAATTCTGCCAGCTTCACTCGCTAGGTTTACTCAAAACGAATATGTGATTAACATCTCCAATGCGATCAGTCCTGGCGGTTCTACACCTTGGCTCTACGCCCTAGTGTACTTCGTAATGATTGTTTTCTTCAGTTATTTCTACTCCACGTTGATCGTGAATCCGGTTGACTTGGCACAGAACTTGAAGAAGATGGGTTCTAGTATTCCAGGCATTAGACCAGGTAAAGCAACGAGCGAATACGTCGAACGGGTGCTTAATCGGCTGACATTTTTGGGAGCTGTTTTTCTCGGCGCAGTGGCAATTATTCCTACAGCAGTAGAAAGCGCCACCAGAGTACCGACCTTTCAAGGATTAGGAGCGACTTCGCTGTTGATTCTGGTTGGTGTGGCAATCGACACGGCGAAACAGATTCAGACCTATGTGATCTCCCAGCGTTATGAAGGAATGGTGAAGTAG
- a CDS encoding adenylate kinase, whose translation MPRLIFLGPPGAGKGTQAKHLANSWQIPHISTGDILRQAMRDRTPLGIQAQGYADRGELVPDQLVNDLVAERLQQSDAQVGWILDGFPRKLSQAVFLDELLQKLHQGSTRVVNLEVPEAIVVDRLLKRAEKEGRADDTEEVIRRRLEVYHQETSPLIDFYRDRQQLVSVDGNQSMEQVTAHLQTAVNS comes from the coding sequence GTGCCGCGATTGATTTTTTTGGGACCGCCAGGAGCAGGTAAAGGCACGCAAGCAAAACACCTTGCCAATTCCTGGCAGATTCCTCACATCTCGACTGGTGATATTCTGCGCCAAGCTATGCGCGATCGCACGCCTTTGGGAATTCAAGCTCAAGGCTATGCTGACCGAGGCGAACTCGTCCCCGACCAACTAGTAAACGATCTCGTTGCCGAACGCCTTCAGCAGAGTGACGCGCAAGTAGGATGGATTCTCGATGGTTTTCCCCGCAAACTCAGCCAAGCAGTATTTTTAGACGAACTGCTGCAAAAGCTTCACCAAGGTTCTACGCGAGTGGTGAATCTAGAAGTACCAGAAGCGATCGTTGTGGATCGGCTGCTGAAACGGGCAGAAAAAGAAGGACGAGCTGACGACACTGAAGAAGTGATTCGCCGTCGCTTGGAAGTCTATCACCAAGAAACTTCGCCCTTAATTGATTTCTACCGCGATCGCCAACAACTCGTCTCAGTCGATGGCAATCAGTCTATGGAACAGGTTACAGCTCATCTGCAAACGGCAGTTAATTCTTAA